The nucleotide sequence CATGTGGGAGCGCCAGTCAGAAGACAAATTAGTTGTGGTTCGATAACTGAAGAACTGAAAACTGGTATCCAAATCAGACTATAGTTACGGTTGGGCTTGTCatcttgttgctgttgtacaACGGCTGATAATGGGCACTCGATCCGTTCTTAACACTCTGACAGCCATTGGTATATCGCATCTTGACCACATTGGCATTTTGTGCCAACAAGGATGTTGATGATGAGgaggatgacgacgacgatgatgatgacgagcATAGCGATCCGGTTGATGACTTGCTCTGCAGCGGCTGTGCCTCGCCGATTAGCGTAATCCTTACCGGCTTGGAGGCGTTGCCATGCGGGGTGGGCGTGGTCGGAGTGGTATCCCAACCGATGGAGGAGCGTCGCGTAGCATCGGGAAATGCGGCCGCCAGCTGCTGATTGTAGTTGGTCAGCGTGGTGGAAATAATGGTGTGCCGGCGGGTTTGGCTGAGAGCTGGACAGGATTTCTCCGGCTGTTGCTGCTCATGGTTGCTCTGATGATGACGGATTATCGTGGTGGCTGCCAGCGTGGAATCGTGCAAGTGGAGCATCGGAAAGTGCGTGGTATAACTGGTATATTCGGGCTTACTTCTGCGGACAGAGAGATGGAGATTAGTGGTCAGTTCCAGGACAATAATTTACTTTATAGAGAGGAACCATTAGCTTTTTGTCCATGCCAAAAACGATTAGTAATGTTGAGAAGATGGGAAGGAATATTTTGAGATCTCTGTACTTGGAATTAGTAAAAGATATAGTTACTAATAGGTTGTTTTTCAAttggaatt is from Drosophila melanogaster chromosome 3L and encodes:
- the CG42268 gene encoding uncharacterized protein, isoform J, whose amino-acid sequence is MLYDKSFRNAMIQDVLQFKKQLLRLRRILQETETLNPFENDNVQLFAACGLDSKQLNDIDLASLTSSTTEDPLQELTDLRRQVVYLQGQVDDRDRTIRLQRDLIEQLEAEKRQKASHGPGSGADPGKELISMATQTERTRPLAIGAEGLSRSKPEYTSYTTHFPMLHLHDSTLAATTIIRHHQSNHEQQQPEKSCPALSQTRRHTIISTTLTNYNQQLAAAFPDATRRSSIGWDTTPTTPTPHGNASKPVRITLIGEAQPLQSKSSTGSLCSSSSSSSSSSSSSTSLLAQNANVVKMRYTNGCQSVKNGSSAHYQPLYNSNKMTSPTVTIV